The Synechococcus sp. CC9605 sequence GTGCACCGATGGGCACGGCCTTCGGCTTTCTGTTTGCAGCTCCGGTGCTGAATCCCATAGTGCTGGCCAGCACCTGGGCGGCGTTTCCTGATCAGCCCTGGCTGCTGGTGGCCCGGCCATTGGGAGCCTTTCTGCTGGCGATCCTGCTGAGTTTGTTGCTGGTGCAACTGCCCGAGACGCAGCTCCTGGCAACGGCGTTGCTGGAGGAACGCCGCATCAGCCAGCCCCTCAGCAACCTGGGGCTGCTGCAGCGCAGCAGTGGCGTAATCGGCGGATCACCCAGTCCTCCCCGATCCATGAACGGCAGCCGCCTCAAGGCCTGGCAGGTGCTGGACCAGAGCTGCCGCGAATTTCTCGATCTGCTGGCTCTGCTGGTGCTGGGGTGCGTAATTGCGGCCCTGGTGCAGACCTGGCTGCCGCGCAGTTGGCTGTTAGCCGTGGGGGGCGCGCCGACAGCATCGATCCTGGCCTTGATGCTGCTGGCCGTGGTGGTGTCGGTCTGCTCCAGCGTGGATGCCTTTCTTGCCCTGGGGTTTGCCGCTCAAATCACCCCAGGAGCCCTGCTGGCCTTCCTTTTGCTGGGGCCCGTTGTGGATCTCAAACTCGCGGGCCTGTTCACCGTGCTGATGCGGCCAAGGGCGATCCTGATCACGGCGATCGGTGCCAGTCTTGGCGTGCTGCTGATCGGTCAGTGGATCAACCTGTGGCTGCTGTAAGGGGCCGGTCGAGTTGAAGCGCGCAACCCTGCTGCTGCTCTGGGGCCTAACGCTGTTGTGGAGCTTCCACAGCGGACGCCTCGATCTGCTGCTTCGCGGGGTTTTTCACGGCCTGGTGGGGGTCACCGGCCTTGTCTTGCTGATGCTGGGCGTGGCCGTTCTGCTGAAAAGAGAGAAGCAAGACGAACGCTGGCGCTGGCCCTGGCTGCTCAGCGGTGTGATGGCTGCGCTGGTGCTGATCCTTCCGCCCAGCCCCTCCTTCAGCGATCTGGCCAGCAACCGCCCCCAGGGCCTACCCGATCCACCGGAATTGGCCTTTGTTCTTCCCCCCGAACAACGCAGCCTCACGGAATGGGTGCGCTTGCTTCGCAGCCAATCTGACCCTGATCTTGTGGAAGGCAATCCTGTGCGCATCAGCGGTTTTGTCTGGAGGCAACCCCAGGGCCCGCCGCTGATCGCCCGACTCACGGTGCGGTGTTGCCTGGCCGACGCCACGCCCGCTGGCCTGGCGGTGGAGTGGCCGGAGTCGTTCAGCCCCCAAACCAACCAATGGTTGGCCATCGAGGGAACGATGAGCGTGCAAATCCGGAACGAACGGCGCATCCCCGTCGTGATTCCTGAAAACATCACACCGATTGCCAGGCCCGAGCGGCCCCTGGAACCATGACGCGTCGGCCCTTGCTGCTGATGCTGATGGCCTGCGCCGCTGTTCTGGGGCAGCAACAGCTGCTGTTGCGACAGCCTCCACGTCTGCTGCGCTTGGTGCCCCAGCAGGTGCAAAGCGGCAGCGCAGCTCTGGATCTGCAGTTCAGTCGCCCGATGGATCGGCCCCGGGTCAGCGAGGCCACCCGAATCACTCCGGCCGTGCCCCAGCAGTGGCTGGGGGAGACGACATCACTGCGGATGGTGATCGATGCGGATGTCGTGCCCAGGGCTCCGCTCGAACTATCGATCGCAGGGGACGACCAACGCGGGCTGCAGCTGGAACAGCAGCAATGGTGGTGGGACCCAAGACCCTGGCTGATCGCGACGCGACCTGTGCCGGAAGGCGAGCAGGTTCAACTGCAGACGCGATCGGGAGCGTGGATGCCGATCAGTGGGGTCTGGCCCGCCATCCCCAGCGTCGTCCCCCTCGGAAATGGTCGAGGCATTGCGCTGGTGGGACGCGATCAGAACGGCACCGAACAGGTGTGGTGGGACCAGCTGACGCCCCGCAGCACCGCCAACCGTCTGGCGGCCTTGGGGCCGCCAACGCTGAGTCGCACAGAACCCCTGTTGAAAGGGGAGGTGCTCTTCGCCCATCTCAGCAGCAATCTCAATGGTGATCTGCTGGTTCAGAGCGGTGGCTTCCAGCCGGGCAGCGACCAAGCCCTGTTGCTGCAGGCCGATGGCAAACGCAAAGCTCTGGCTCTGAAGCCCTCCGGGCCGATGCAGTTGCTTCCGGCTGGAGGGGGGGTGGTGATGCCCAGCAGCAACGGGCTGAGCCTCCGGCCCCTGCAGGCAAGCGAGCAAAAGCCGCAGATGCTGCCGGGCAGCCGGGAGCTGGGGGCCTTCTGCGGTGCTTCAGGACGGGCCGTGTTGATCCGGCACTGGCCGGATTACAGGCGCTCGATCGAGCTGGTGGTTCCCGGGCAAGCACCAAAGCAACTGCACCTCGGTGATCAGGCGGTGCTGGGGGTGGCCTGCGACAACCGCGGCAAACGGATCTGGGCTGTGCTGGGGCGCTGGGAGCAGCAACGGGGCAATCACGAACTGGTGCTGATCAGCGACGCGGGAGAAGTGACACAAAGCAGGGCCCTGGAACCATGGACGCTCAAGGCGGGCAGCCCTATCCAGTGGAACCCTGTGACGAATCAATTGCTGATGACGCTGACCCGACCAAAGCAAACCCATGCCCGTGCCGGCCTGATCGATGGCGACAGCTTGAAGCTCATCAAGGTGATCAACACACCCATCAGCGAAGCCCAGTGGCTGAATGCAGGCTGATCAGCAAAAGCTGAACAACAAAAAAGGAGGGCAAAACTGCCCTCCTGTTCAAACAAAATTCGAGCGATTGTTGAGACTTAGAAGCTGAACGTCACACCAGTGCCGACATGGTGCTGCCAACCTTCACCCCAGCCCGGTGCATCTTCCCAGCTGTAGGTCTGCTGCCAGTGCAGGAACAGCGTTGCATCACCGATGGGAACCGAAAGTTCAATTTCACCGGCCAAATCTGTACGGGGATCCAGTCCTGCGTAGCTACCGGGAACATAGAAACGAGGTCCAGCTTCAATCATCAAGGAGATTTCATCACCACCAAATGTGAAGCCCAAGCCCACACGAGGGTCGGTGTAGTTGCCCACATACATGCCATCGGATTCCCAGCCCTGACGGTGATCCACTGACAGATAAACACCATTCACCAGATCTTCGATGCCATCGCCAAGGGCAAAGTTCACATCTCCATCACCAAGAGCCCAAGTCACCTTTGCACCGAGCTCGTTCTTCAAGCCCTGAATGTCCTCACCCTGATCTTGTGTGACGTAATAAGGGTTCCAGGAAAGAGCAATGCTTAAACGGTCATTGGGTGCATAGCGGGCCTGCAGAAAGCCTCTGATATCGGTGCGTTTGAAATCGGTATCGTGCTCATGACCATGATCATCATGGTCGTGATCATCATGGTCGTGATCATCGTGATCATGGTCGTCATGATCATCGTGGTCATCATGATCGTCGTGGTCGTCATGATCATCGTGGTCGTCATGGTCGTGATCATCGTGATCATGGTCGTCATGATCATCGTGGTCATCATGATCGTCGTGGTCGTCATGATCGTCGTGGTCGTCATGATCATCGTCGTGATCATGGACATGCACTTTTCCGTAAAAGTGTTCAGCCTCTCCCCAAACCAGAGCAGGGCCAACGGCAGCTTCGATCGCGAAAGAGCCGCCATTGCCGAGGCCCCACTCAAAAACGCCACCAAACATGCCATCAATGGCGTAATGCTTGGGTTCACCATCAAGGTTGATGTCAAAACCACCATGACCCTCGATGGTGATGATTGGCGTGAAGTCAAACTCGCCAGCTTCAAGAGCCTCTCCGCCACCACCATGGGAGCCGTGGGCGAAAGCCGCAGAACCCGCTGTAAACGGAAGGGCTAGCAAGCCGAGAAGCAGAAGCTTTGAACGGAAATGAGATGCCATGGGAGACGATCCTCGTCGGAAGGGTTGAAAACTTGGCGGGCGTTCTGACTTGCTCTTTGGGTGAGCTTTACAGCTGCGGGACAG is a genomic window containing:
- a CDS encoding TIGR03943 family putative permease subunit; this translates as MKRATLLLLWGLTLLWSFHSGRLDLLLRGVFHGLVGVTGLVLLMLGVAVLLKREKQDERWRWPWLLSGVMAALVLILPPSPSFSDLASNRPQGLPDPPELAFVLPPEQRSLTEWVRLLRSQSDPDLVEGNPVRISGFVWRQPQGPPLIARLTVRCCLADATPAGLAVEWPESFSPQTNQWLAIEGTMSVQIRNERRIPVVIPENITPIARPERPLEP
- a CDS encoding permease codes for the protein MDKLATAWAIFQGLLLEAVPFLLLGVAIAGLARWAVPPGAWIERLPKNPVLAPIIGALMGFALPACECGNVPVAHRLLASGAPMGTAFGFLFAAPVLNPIVLASTWAAFPDQPWLLVARPLGAFLLAILLSLLLVQLPETQLLATALLEERRISQPLSNLGLLQRSSGVIGGSPSPPRSMNGSRLKAWQVLDQSCREFLDLLALLVLGCVIAALVQTWLPRSWLLAVGGAPTASILALMLLAVVVSVCSSVDAFLALGFAAQITPGALLAFLLLGPVVDLKLAGLFTVLMRPRAILITAIGASLGVLLIGQWINLWLL